One window from the genome of Rufibacter tibetensis encodes:
- a CDS encoding cob(I)yrinic acid a,c-diamide adenosyltransferase codes for MKIYTKTGDKGETSLIGGTRVKKSHLRIEAYGTVDELNSFLGVVRDQEVNQNRQQLFSEIQDRLFTIGSTLATDPVKEGKVQTPDLHLSDIQLLEEQMDLLDEQLPPLRNFILPGGHQAVSFCHVARTVCRRAERLVIALQEESYVDDLVVQYLNRLSDFLFVLCRAMSFELGVKEITWKPRM; via the coding sequence ATGAAAATATACACCAAAACCGGCGATAAAGGCGAAACTTCCCTCATTGGCGGTACCCGCGTTAAGAAATCACACCTTCGCATTGAAGCGTACGGCACCGTAGATGAGTTGAACTCTTTTCTTGGCGTGGTGCGTGACCAGGAAGTAAACCAGAACCGCCAGCAGCTTTTCTCCGAGATACAGGACCGGTTGTTTACCATTGGCTCTACCCTCGCCACTGATCCCGTAAAGGAAGGCAAAGTACAAACCCCTGATTTGCACCTAAGTGACATCCAGTTGCTGGAAGAACAAATGGACCTGCTCGATGAGCAATTGCCCCCCCTGCGTAACTTCATTTTACCGGGAGGTCATCAGGCCGTTTCCTTTTGTCACGTGGCCCGCACCGTTTGCCGCCGTGCTGAACGCCTGGTGATTGCGCTACAGGAAGAGTCTTACGTAGATGACTTAGTCGTGCAATACCTCAACCGCTTGTCAGACTTTCTCTTTGTGCTCTGCCGCGCCATGAGTTTTGAATTAGGAGTAAAAGAAATAACTTGGAAGCCTCGTATGTGA
- a CDS encoding branched-chain amino acid aminotransferase has translation MQTESSTIHTTVTTASQLADLDLENLQFGKVFADHMLEVDFKDGAWQQPRIVPYGPIEVSPATAALHYGQAMFEGMKAYKTQEGKVVLFRPLDNWARMNKSAARLCMPEIPEEIFMDGLKQLVALDADWVPQRPGYSLYIRPFMFGSEGLLGVRPATEYKFIIFCSPASGYYAEPVRVKIEEHYTRAVEGGFGFAKAAGNYGGSLLPAKLAHEEGYHQIIWTDGREHNYIEESGTMNVMFVIDGTLVTPALSSSILAGITRDSVLQLARDWGVPVEERRIKVQEIADAYQAGKLEDAFGTGTAATIAHIKSITFRGEEMMLPPVADRTLSNKIATELDNIRYGLSPDPHGWVVPVM, from the coding sequence ATGCAAACAGAATCCTCAACTATCCATACCACTGTTACCACAGCCAGTCAATTAGCTGATCTTGACCTTGAAAACCTGCAGTTCGGGAAAGTATTCGCGGACCACATGTTAGAGGTAGATTTCAAGGATGGCGCCTGGCAACAGCCTCGTATTGTTCCTTATGGCCCCATTGAAGTGAGTCCGGCTACGGCTGCGCTGCACTACGGTCAGGCCATGTTTGAAGGAATGAAAGCCTATAAAACGCAGGAAGGCAAAGTGGTGCTCTTCCGCCCTTTGGACAACTGGGCCAGAATGAACAAATCAGCCGCTCGGTTGTGCATGCCAGAGATCCCCGAAGAGATTTTTATGGATGGTCTTAAGCAGTTAGTGGCTTTAGATGCAGATTGGGTTCCTCAGCGCCCGGGTTATTCCCTGTACATCCGTCCGTTCATGTTCGGGTCTGAAGGATTATTGGGCGTTCGCCCCGCCACAGAATATAAATTCATCATCTTCTGCAGCCCTGCCAGCGGATACTACGCCGAGCCGGTACGCGTAAAAATAGAAGAGCATTACACCCGTGCCGTAGAAGGCGGATTTGGTTTCGCGAAAGCAGCGGGGAACTACGGTGGCTCTTTACTGCCCGCCAAACTAGCCCACGAAGAAGGCTACCACCAAATCATTTGGACTGACGGCCGCGAGCACAACTACATTGAGGAATCCGGCACCATGAACGTGATGTTCGTAATTGACGGCACCTTGGTGACTCCAGCGTTAAGTTCCTCCATTCTGGCTGGTATCACCCGCGACAGCGTGTTGCAACTAGCCCGTGACTGGGGCGTTCCTGTAGAGGAAAGACGCATCAAAGTACAGGAGATCGCTGATGCTTACCAGGCCGGCAAACTGGAAGATGCCTTCGGAACCGGTACTGCCGCAACCATTGCGCATATCAAGTCTATTACCTTCAGAGGTGAGGAAATGATGCTACCACCGGTGGCAGATCGCACTCTTTCCAATAAAATCGCTACTGAATTAGATAACATCCGCTACGGCTTGTCACCTGATCCGCATGGATGGGTAGTGCCGGTGATGTAA